The following coding sequences are from one Dermacentor andersoni chromosome 5, qqDerAnde1_hic_scaffold, whole genome shotgun sequence window:
- the LOC126531317 gene encoding tudor domain-containing protein 5-like: protein MSNTSSATFASIAEPHYQHQDSPSESEHRGNADVRLYLESKLPQSGESVPLTAAVELLRNELKWPHLSSTEVLNACLETAGRLNFQVKEGQVVICRGRTPSLPSSADGEPSTPGPVCADVNVIQPLPYTLENEFFPVLVRHIISPEAIVVNLAGNLSDQLAEMHKAMKLFYSHPGKGGTGGQEIAAQDLVAGALCAYRHVDTSGSGAERWCRGVITGVHQDGMIRVTDVDSGVKTLKPSTSLRQLASHFCTLPRQAITVRLYRLRPAYGGVWGLEACTRLAELVWDEAVMCRLVTYVDDMPAVIMCKTSGPDDIFASNVLIEECLALPLGSSDDEE, encoded by the coding sequence ATGAGCAATACTAGCAGTGCCACGTTTGCTTCGATCGCCGAGCCGCACTACCAGCACCAAGACAGCCCGTCAGAATCCGAACACAGAGGGAATGCCGATGTTCGGCTTTACCTTGAGTCCAAACTTCCACAGAGCGGTGAATCTGTGCCGCTGACGGCAGCCGTCGAACTGCTACGAAATGAACTGAAATGGCCCCATCTGAGTTCAACAGAGGTGCTGAATGCTTGCTTGGAGACAGCTGGCCGGTTGAACTTCCAAGTTAAGGAGGGTCAAGTTGTCATTTGCCGTGGCAGAACGCCTTCGCTGCCATCATCCGCGGATGGCGAGCCATCTACGCCGGGACCCGTGTGCGCTGATGTCAACGTGATACAACCACTGCCCTACACCTTGGAGAACGAGTTCTTCCCAGTTCTTGTGCGACACATAATTAGCCCCGAAGCCATCGTCGTAAATTTGGCTGGAAACTTGAGCGATCAGTTGGCAGAGATGCACAAAGCAATGAAATTGTTCTACTCTCATCCTGGCAAGGGGGGAACTGGCGGGCAGGAGATAGCCGCGCAGGATCTGGTTGCTGGCGCCTTGTGCGCTTACCGGCACGTCGACACGTCTGGTTCCGGAGCGGAAAGGTGGTGCCGTGGAGTTATAACGGGTGTGCATCAGGACGGCATGATCAGAGTCACGGATGTCGACAGCGGCGTAAAAACCCTGAAACCAAGCACCAGCTTGCGCCAGCTCGCCTCGCATTTCTGTACGCTACCACGGCAAGCTATAACAGTACGGCTATACCGGCTGCGTCCTGCCTACGGAGGGGTATGGGGACTTGAAGCGTGTACTAGGTTGGCGGAGTTGGTCTGGGACGAGGCAGTCATGTGCCGACTCGTCACCTATGTAGATGACATGCCTGCTGTTATCATGTGCAAAACAAGTGGTCCAGATGACATCTTTGCGAGTAATGTACTCATTGAGGAATGCCTGGCACTTCCACTGGGGTCGTCTGACGATGAAGAATAA